Genomic window (Deinobacterium chartae):
GTTCACCGAGCGGATCAGCTCGGTCAGCAGGGTATCGCGCAGCGCGCTGTGATGCCGTTTCTGACCCAGCGTCTCGAAATGCCGCGCCACCGGTTCCTCGGCAGCGGACAGCTTGACCGCCTGCACCGCCCCGAAGGTCTCTCCGATAAAAGAGGTCACGCGGGCGGTCGCCTCGCGGTAAACGCGACGGTAACGGCGGATGCGCGGGCTGAGCAAACGGGTCAGCAGCACCATGCCCAGCATCGGCAGCAGCACCACCGCCGTGATCAGCGGATCGATCGCGAACATCAGCGCCGCAGCCCCCAGCGCGTACCCCACGAACCCCGCAAGGTCGGTCCAGGACTCCACGTAACGCACCACGTCGTCCACATCGTCACGGAAGCGGCTGACCGCCTCGCCTGCCGAATCGGGCAACTGGCGCGAGCCGCGCGCCCGCAGCAGGTAATCGAGCAGGTTGTGCCTCAAGAGCGCCTCGGTGGACAGCCAGAAGTGGCTCCAGGCCTGAAAGGCCAGCGCGAACACACCGACCCGTCCGAGCTGCGAGGCGGCCAGCAGGATCACGAAGGGCCAGGCGGACGCGCTGGCCGCCGCGCCGCCCGACAGGGCATCGAAAATGGCCTTGGTCAGCAGCCCGAAGGCCAGCGGCAGACTGTGAAAGCCCATCCACAGCAGCACGTTCAGCGCAAACAGCCAGGGACGGTATCTCAGCAGCCGCACGATGCGGCTGCCGGTACCGACCTGCACGGTCACGGCGGCACTCACGCTTTTTCCTCCATCAGTTCCAGCTCCTGCGCCTCGTCCAGATCGCGGCCCGAGCGCAGCATCCGCGCAAACCGCGAGTGCGGGTCCAGCGCCAGGGCCGCGCGCGGCCCCTCCTCGAGGATCGTGCCGTCGCCCATCACCGCCACACGGTCCACCCGCGCCACCGTCTCGAGGCGGTGCGCGATGACGATGGCCGTGCGGCCCGCGAGCAGGCGGTCGATCGCGCGCTGCAGCAGGGCTTCGCTCGCCGGGTCGAGCCTCGAGGAGGGCTCGTCGAGGATCACCAGACCCGGGTCGCGCAGCAGCACCCGCGCGAAGGCGAGCAGCTGCGCCTGCCCGGCCGACAGGCTGCCCCCGCCCGCGCTGAGCGGCGTGTCCAGACCGTCGGGCAGCGAGCGCAGCCAGTAGCCCAGCCCGACCTCCTCGAGGACCGCGCACAGCCGCGCGTCCGGAATCGAGGCATCAAAAAAGGTCAGGTTATCGCGCACGCTGGCGCTGAACAGCTGCACGTCCTGGGTGACCACGCCCACCCGCGAGCGCAGCGAGGCCAGCCGCACGGCGCGCAGGTCCTCGCCGCCCAACCGCACCGATCCCGACTGCGGATCGTACAGACGCAGCAACAGCCGGGTCAGGGTGGTCTTGCCGCTGCCGGTGCGCCCCAGCAGTCCCAAGCTCTCTCCGGGCGCGAGGCGCAAGTTCACCGCGCGCAGCACCGGCCGGTCACCGTACGCGAACGACACGCCCTCGAGGTCCAGTCCCAGCGGCCCGCCCGGCAGTTCGCGCGGTCCTTCCTCGAGGACGCTGTGCTCGCGCAGCAGTTCGTCCACCCGGATCACCGACGCACCGGCTTTTTGCAGTTCCTGCATCTGCTGGGTGATCTGGTCGATGGGAGCTTCGAGCATGGTCATGTACTGAAAGAACAGGTAGGCGGTCCCCAGCGAGATCGCCCCGGTCCCGAACAGCCACACGGCCATCCCCAGGGTCAGCACGTAGCCCACGGCGAACAGCCCCATGGTGAGCAGCCACAGCTGCGAGCGACCCACCCAGGCGCGGCGGCTCTTGACGAAAAAGTCGCGCAAAACCGTCCGGAAACGGTACATGGCGTAGTTCCCGGCCCCGCTGGCGCGCAGGTCGTCGAGTCCGGCCAGCCGCTCCTCGATAAATCCGAACATCTGCGCACTCGCCTCGCGCTCGAGGCGGGTGGCCGGTACGGCGAACTCGCGGGCGCGGTTCATGACCACCATCACCAGCAGCGTGAAGGCCGTGAGGGCCGCGCCCACCCAGGCGTTCTCGAGCCACAGCAGCACCAGGATGCCCAGCAGCAGCAGCGCCGCACCGAACACGCGCACCGCGAACTGCGAGAAAAAGTTCGAGAGGGCCGTGACATCGCCGT
Coding sequences:
- a CDS encoding ABC transporter ATP-binding protein → MLRYLGPQRGRAVLLAVLLLASIGLQLFVPQILRYFIDAAQQGAALRSLLAAAGLFLVAALVTQLLSAAATYVGTDVGWAATNRMRADLVRHVLRLDMRFHKDRTPGELIERIDGDVTALSNFFSQFAVRVFGAALLLLGILVLLWLENAWVGAALTAFTLLVMVVMNRAREFAVPATRLEREASAQMFGFIEERLAGLDDLRASGAGNYAMYRFRTVLRDFFVKSRRAWVGRSQLWLLTMGLFAVGYVLTLGMAVWLFGTGAISLGTAYLFFQYMTMLEAPIDQITQQMQELQKAGASVIRVDELLREHSVLEEGPRELPGGPLGLDLEGVSFAYGDRPVLRAVNLRLAPGESLGLLGRTGSGKTTLTRLLLRLYDPQSGSVRLGGEDLRAVRLASLRSRVGVVTQDVQLFSASVRDNLTFFDASIPDARLCAVLEEVGLGYWLRSLPDGLDTPLSAGGGSLSAGQAQLLAFARVLLRDPGLVILDEPSSRLDPASEALLQRAIDRLLAGRTAIVIAHRLETVARVDRVAVMGDGTILEEGPRAALALDPHSRFARMLRSGRDLDEAQELELMEEKA